From Cydia strobilella chromosome 4, ilCydStro3.1, whole genome shotgun sequence, the proteins below share one genomic window:
- the LOC134740706 gene encoding dnaJ homolog shv, with the protein MLTNSAYVILVYTLSAVFLALAGRDFYQILGVSRSANTNEIKKAYRKLAKALHPDKNQDDPNASQKFQDLGAAYEALSDPEKRELYDRCGEDCLKKDGMMNNNDPFASFFGDFGFHFGNEPQQHETPRGADITMQLTVTLEEIYSGNFIEITRNKPVIKPASGTRKCNCRQEMVTRNLGPGRFQMMQQTVCDECPNVKFVNEERLLEIEVEVGAPDGHQSRLRGEGEPHMDGEPGDLIIELRTERHPRFTRKGDDLYTNITISLQDALTGFTLELSHLDGHTVSVTRDKVTWAGARVRKKGEGMPNFDNNNLHGNLYITFDIDFPKQDFDDQEKEALRKILKQSPNNKVYNGL; encoded by the exons ATGTTAACGAATTCAGCTTATGTGATTTTAGTTTATACTTTGTCTGCCGTATTCTTAGCACTAGCCGGTCGTGATTTTTATCAAATCCTCGGCGTGTCTCGTTCGGCTaacacaaatgaaataaaaaaagcttACAGAAAACTAGCAAAGGCGCTACATCCGGACAAGAACCAAGATGATCCAAACGCATCCCAGAAGTTTCAAGATCTGGGGGCGGCGTATGAAGCGCTTTCGGACCCTGAGAAGCGCGAGCTGTACGATCGCTGCGGCGAGGACTGCCTGAAGAAAGACGGGATGATGAACAACAATGATCCTTTCGCTAGTTTCTTCGGAGACTTTGGCTTTCACTTCGGTAACGAACCGCAGCAGCATGAGACGCCGCGGGGCGCGGACATCACCATGCAGCTCACAGTAACGCTTGAAGAAATTTATAGTGGAAATTTTATTGAG ATTACAAGAAATAAGCCAGTGATCAAGCCTGCATCAGGCACACGCAAATGCAACTGTAGACAAGAGATGGTGACCCGCAATCTGGGCCCGGGACGCTTCCAGATGATGCAGCAGACTGTGTGTGACGAGTGCCCCAATGTCAAGTTTGTCAATGAGGAGAGGCTGTTGGAGATTGAG GTGGAAGTAGGCGCGCCGGACGGCCACCAGTCGCGGCTGCGTGGCGAGGGCGAGCCACACATGGATGGTGAGCCGGGTGACCTTATCATCGAGCTGCGCACTGAGCGCCACCCGCGCTTCACGCGGAAGGGAGATGACCTTTACACCAACATCACCATTTCACTACAG GACGCTCTAACCGGGTTCACCCTGGAGTTGTCGCACCTGGACGGGCACACGGTGTCGGTGACGCGCGACAAGGTGACGTGGGCGGGCGCGCGCGTGCGAAAGAAGGGCGAGGGCATGCCCAACTTCGACAACAACAACCTGCACGGCAACCTCTACATCACATTCGACATCGACTTCCCCAAGCAAGACTTTGACGATCAGGAGAAAGAAG CCCTTCGGAAGATACTTAAGCAGTCACCAAATAATAAAGTGTATAATGGACTGTAG
- the LOC134740707 gene encoding proteasome subunit beta type-7 yields MASVLLPEVPAPGFSFENFQRNAFLASKGFPAPTATKTGTTIVGIIYADGVILGADTRATENTIVSDKNCEKIHYLAGNMYCCGAGTAADTEMTTQTVSSQLELQRLHTGRQVPVATAATLLKRMLFRYQGHIGAALVLGGVDRTGPHIYCIYPHGSVDKLPYATMGSGSLAAMAVFESGWKPNMNEEQGKKLVRDAIAAGIFNDLGSGSNVDLCVIRNTGPAQYLRTFEEANVKGKKQGSYRYAPGTTAVLRQKVIPLEVESVTVHQVQPMEVEPSGSRR; encoded by the exons ATGGCTTCAGTTTTACTTCCTGAAGTACCGGCTCCTGGATTTTCCTTTGAAAACTTCCAGCG CAATGCTTTCCTTGCTTCAAAAGGATTCCCAGCGCCCACAGCCACAAAAACTGGTACTACAATCGTGGGTATCATTTACGCTGACGGCGTGATCTTGGGTGCCGATACCCGCGCCACGGAGAACACTATCGTGTCGGATAAGAATTGCGAGAAGATCCACTACTTGGCCGGCAACATGTACTGTTGTGGTGCGGGTACGGCGGCGGACACGGAGATGACGACGCAGACGGTGTCGTCGCAGCTGGAGCTGCAGCGGCTGCACACGGGCCGCCAGGTGCCGGTGGCGACCGCCGCCACGCTGCTCAAGCGCATGCTGTTCCGCTACCAGGGCCACATTGGTGCTGCCCTTGTGCTGGGTGGTGTAGACCGCACTGGACCACACATTTACTGCATTTATCCACATGGATCTGTTGATAAATTGCCTTATGCCACTATGG GTTCTGGATCCTTAGCAGCCATGGCAGTATTTGAGTCTGGCTGGAAGCCCAACATGAATGAAGAGCAGGGCAAAAAATTGGTCAGAGATGCCATTGCTGCTggtatttttaatgatttggGCTCTGGTTCCAATGTGGATCTCTGTGTCATCCGCAACACTGGGCCTGCCCAGTATCTGAGGACTTTTGAAGAAGCTAATGTGAAG GGCAAGAAACAAGGTTCATACAGATATGCACCAGGAACTACTGCTGTGCTGAGGCAAAAGGTGATTCCTCTGGAGGTGGAGTCGGTGACTGTTCATCAGGTGCAGCCCATGGAGGTGGAACCTTCAGGAAGTCGCCGTTAa
- the LOC134740708 gene encoding protein O-mannosyltransferase 1, with protein sequence MSNIRKRKGEKKSNEVSKLSEECYTENTIKEREVGDGAPAELEPEPLFHAQTNNILMKDAESSPSSFYLHIKIDLVCLTLLVITLCTRLYNLHEPRYIVFDELHYGRYVSLYTKGIFFFDAHPPLGKQLLYLAGKAAGYDGNFTFDRIGSPYADNVPIGALRLVPAVAGSLLVSVSYQLMLEMCTYQWTAILAAVLILLDNCFLAQSRFMLLECIQMLFGLCGVLCAIKSTKNNGASSVIWLCISAVSLGCCFSVKYSGLYTYYLAVFIVGRQIWQRIGEMDSTMRLLFSALWRLLVLVALPLAVYVGVFYAHLAMLPRAGPHDSVMTSAFQASLQGGLASITRGQPVHVAHGSQITLRHTHGRTCWLHSHAHVYPVRYADGRGSSHQQQVTCYSFKDVNNWWVVKRPDVASLAVARPPDAVRHGDVVQLLHGITSRALNSHDVAAAASPQSQEVSCYIDYNVSMPAQNLWRVEIINRASEDATWDSIRSLVRLVHQGSGSALRFSGRQLPAWGFHQHEVVADKVLTHQDTVWNVEEHRYTKAEDRKERERELVSAEMIPPGNTQLTFWEKFFELQYKMAAHSADAPTGHMFASEPADWPLLKRSIAYWLSPDSNAQIHLIGNLVTWYAGSLSVLVYSALLCWLALRSRRACADLPARAAERFLSAGHVLFLGYWLHYLPYFFVDRTLFLHHYLPAYMFKILLLAYVIEHVYYRLRLRERTRPLVNLFAVCVAVWLAYVVITFKKFSVLNYGNVDLTETELMNLRWKDTWDFILHKK encoded by the exons atgagtAATATTAGGAAACGTAAGGGCGAAAAGAAGTCGAACGAGGTCAGCAAACTTTCGGAAGAATGCTACACAGAGAATACCATAAAAGAAAGGGAAGTT GGAGATGGAGCTCCGGCTGAATTGGAACCTGAACCGCTTTTTCATGCACAAACCAACAACATACTTATGAAGGATGCAGAAAGTTCACCTTCTAGTTTTTATCTACATATCAAGATAGATCTGGTGTGCTTGACATTGCTTGTTATAACACTATGCACTCGCTTGTACAATCTGCACGAACCAAGATATATTGT CTTTGACGAACTACATTATGGAAGATATGTGTCTTTGTATACTAAAGGCATATTTTTCTTCGATGCCCATCCCCCACTGGGCAAGCAGCTGTTATACCTGGCGGGTAAAGCTGCTGGCTATGATGGCAACTTCACCTTTGACCGCATTGGCTCACCATATGCAGACAATGTGCCCATAGGAGCTTTAAGGCTGGTGCCGGCAGTGGCTGGCAGTTTACTAGTTTCTGTGTCTTATCAATTGATGCTTGAAATGTGTACATATCAATGGACAGCTATCTTGGCTGCTGTGTTAATTCTATtgg ATAATTGTTTCCTAGCCCAGTCAAGATTTATGTTACTGGAATGCATTCAGATGTTATTTGGACTATGTGGGGTTCTCTGTgctataaaaagtacaaaaaataatggTGCCTCTTCAGTTATTTGGCTGTGCATCAGTGCAGTTTCACTGGGCTGTTGTTTTTC CGTAAAATACTCCGGCCTCTACACCTACTACCTAGCAGTGTTCATAGTGGGCCGCCAGATCTGGCAACGGATCGGCGAGATGGATTCCACCATGCGACTGTTGTTCTCTGCCCTCTGGCGCCTGCTGGTGCTGGTGGCGCTGCCGCTGGCAGTCTACGTAGGCGTGTTCTACGCGCACTTGGCGATGCTGCCGCGCGCGGGGCCGCATGACAGTGTGATGACGAGCGCGTTTCAG GCGTCGCTGCAAGGTGGTCTTGCTAGTATCACGCGCGGACAACCGGTGCACGTCGCGCACGGCTCACAGATAACGCTAAG GCACACTCACGGTCGCACGTGCTGGCTGCACTCGCACGCGCACGTGTACCCGGTGCGGTACGCGGACGGGCGCGGCTCCTCGCACCAGCAGCAAGTGACGTGCTACAGCTTCAAGGACGTGAACAACTGGTGGGTCGTGAAGCGGCCCGACGTGGCGTCGCTGGCCGTGGCGCGTCCGCCGGACGCCGTGCGGCACGGCGATGTGGTGCAGTTACTGCACGGTATTACCAGTCGCGCGCTTAATTCGCACGACGTCGCTGCGGCCGCGTCGCCGCAGTCACAG GAGGTGTCATGCTACATCGACTACAACGTGTCGATGCCGGCGCAAAACCTGTGGCGCGTGGAGATCATCAACCGAGCCAGCGAGGACGCCACGTGGGACAGCATCCGCTCGCTCGTGCGGCTCGTGCACCAGGGCTCCGGCAGCGCGCTGCGCTTCAGCGGCCGCCAGCTGCCCGCCTGGGGCTTCCACCAGCACGAG GTTGTCGCTGACAAGGTGCTTACCCATCAGGACACTGTATGGAATGTTGAGGAGCATCGCTATACTAAAG CTGAAGACCGAAAGGAGCGTGAGCGGGAGCTCGTTTCCGCCGAAATGATCCCCCCGGGGAACACCCAGCTCACGTTCTGGGAGAAGTTCTTCGAGCTGCAGTACAAGATGGCGGCGCACTCGGCCGACGCGCCCACCGGCCACATGTTCGCCAGCGAGCCCGCCGACTGGCCGCTGCTCAAGCGCTCCATCGCCTACTGGCTCTCGCCGGACTCCAAC GCCCAAATCCACCTGATCGGCAACCTCGTGACATGGTACGCGGGCTCGCTGTCGGTGCTGGTGTACTCGGCGCTGCTGTGCTGGCTGGCGCTGCGCTCGCGCCGCGCATGCGCCGACCTGCCTGCGCGCGCCGCCGAGCGCTTCCTCTCGGCGGGTCACGTGCTCTTCCTCGGCTACTGGCTGCACTACCTGCCATATTTCTTCGTCGACCGCACTCTCTTTCTCCACCACTACCTCCCGGCGTACATGTTCAAGATTCTACTGCTCGCGTACGTGATCGAACACGTGTACTACAGGTTGAGACTACGCGAGCGAACGCGGCCGCTGGTAAACTTGTTCGCAGTGTGCGTTGCCGTGTGGCTCGCGTACGTAGTGATCACGTTCAAGAAGTTCAGCGTCCTCAACTACGGGAACGTCGATCTGACGGAGACCGAGCTCATGAATCTCCGCTGGAAGGACACCTGGGATTTTATATTGcacaaaaaataa